The genomic region CGGCCTGGATTGAGCCGAGGTTATAACAACGTCGCAATTAACTGCAACGTCCCCAAATCCAACTCTTTGGAGGAGAGCGATCGTACTTCAAACAATCCCATCATGTCTTTGAGTTGCGGATTGCCGCGCGAGGAACCCGTCAACCCCATCGCAATTACCAAACCGCAATATCCCTTGGTTTGCTTGCAGCGCCGATCCCATTTTTGGCGGGCGCTCATGTGGGTCGGGTCGTCTTGCTCGAACTCCCCGAATAAATATAAGGTATCGTCTTCGGTTTGGAGGATGCCCAAATCGTAGAGATCGCCTTCGAGGGGATCTTCACCGGGATTGAAGCCAATTCCTCTCACCCCACCGGAGTTTTGCAGGGTTTCGATCATGGTTTTGGCTTTCGGTCGCGAGGTTTGAATCAAAATAATCGGCAATCCTTCCCCTTTCGACTCTACAGGCGCCGATTGATAGTGGTTGACCTCTTCGCGCAGGAGAGTCAGGGTATCCCAGGGAATGACGCCCAAACTCAAAAACGAGTTTTTGGGAACGAGATCGTCGCGTAAGATCGGTTCGTCTTCGTCTTCTTCTTCTTCGTCTTCTTCACCCGCCGCCATTTGGTAGAGGTCGGTTGCGATTTCGGGTAAAGTGTCAACTTTAACGGGTAAGGGGTTATTCGGACTCGGCGCGCCTTCCGGGAGGGGGATTTGATATTGAGCGCTGAGACTGGGGAACTCTCCCCGGGCGAATCGATCCCGGAACTCGCGGAAAAAGCGACCGAAGGCGTCGAGGGCGACGAGAACGGCGAGGGCTTCTTCGTCGTAGAGAATCGATCGCATCCCTTCAAAGGGGTGCAAATTCCCAAAGCGGGGTTCGATTTCGTCGGCGTCGAGGTCGCCCAAGGTTTGGCGGTCGTTTTCGTCGTCGTCGGTCTCGAAGGTGAGGAACAGGCAATCTTGGGAGAGAAAGGCTTCTTCGAGTAATTCAGTCGATTCGTGTTCGATCGCGCGTTGGCGGAAGCGTTGCAGGGAATCGAGGGAACGATAAAAGAGAATGCCGTAGTCGAGTCCGAGCATCCCCATGGTGCAGGCATAAAGGGTGTCGAGGTCCCACGCGCCCAGTTCGATCGCCAGGATCTGATGGTCGCCGAGTGATTCCCACGGGGCCAAGTCCCACAGATCCCGGGCTTTGTCTAGCAGCACTTCGGCGTATTGGGGGGGCAAACTGGGGGGTTTGGTTTCGATCGCCTCTTGAAAGCCCTGGAAAATTTCGTCGATTAAGGGCAAATCGGGAACGTATTCGATGGCGATATCGAGGTCTTGCAGGACGCCACGCAAGAAAAATTGAATTTCTCGGTCTTTGACGACAATTTTCTGCGGTCGGGCCGGGTGGGCCGGACTGTGGGGATGTTCGATCGCGCGCAGCAAGGTTCGCACGATCGCCTGATGTCCCGTTTCTGGGGTGACGACATCCATCGCGCGGACGATTCCCTGGGATCCGTCCACCCACAAAATACAATCGCCTCCCGATTCCGGTTCTAAATCGATTTGACTGTCCGAACTGACGGGTAACGGGTGGTTCAAGGTACGGCGATCGCCTTCCCACACACTCGGAATCTGCGGGAGTTGTTGCAAACGGCGACGAGTGGAGCGATTCAAAGCGGTCATAGGCTATGCCAATTGAGTGGAGGTCAGCAAGGGGGGGAAAGCGCTAAATCGAAACGGCGATTGATTTGACAAACGACTTGAAACACTCTATCTCATTGTCTCACACCAATGGATTCAGCGACGCTTTTGGGGGGAGGGATCCGTTTTTTTCTGGGGAATGGGCGGCGATCGCCGCGCGAGCGATCGGCAGCACTCGTTAGAATAGAACCACTCAGACTCCAATGAATCGTGTTTTTAAATTGCCACCAGGAGAAAACGAGATGACCCAAGCGACTGAATCCCAAAAACGCGGAATTATTCTAACGGATGCCGCCCTCAAGCAAATCCTCGCTTTACAAGAAAAACAAGGAAAAAATCTCTGTTTGCGGGTCGGCGTCCGTCAGGGCGGCTGTTCCGGGATGTCTTATACCATGGATTTTGACGATATCGCCAATGCCCGCGAAGATGACGAAATCTTCGACTACGAGGGTTTTAAGGTCCTGTGCGATCGCAAAAGTTTGCTGTACGTTTACGGGATGGCCCTCGATTACAGCGATGCCCTGATTGGCGGCGGATTTCAGTTTACCAACCCCAACGCGACCCAGACCTGCGGTTGCGGTAAGTCTTTCTCGGCTTGAGGGTAAGCCCCGATCTGGGCGAAGCGGAAGCCGCGCGATCGCGTGGCTTCTCGCTTTTGATGTTGCCGTGCCATTAGAGGCGGTAAACTTCAAGATCGGCGAACCTTCGTTTTCAGCCGATCCCCTCAGCTTGAGGGACGGACTTTGCCGAGTTCGCAGTTTAACCATCGCCTCTAATGGCTCGAATGCTTATGACATCAACCCCAGAAGAATTGTTCAATCAAGGCGTCGAACGCTACAAAGCCGGGGAATCCCCGGACACCCTCATCCCCCTGTTTGAGGAGATTTGCGATCGCGCCCCCAAAAATAGTCCGGCGTTGGCTTCCCTCGCTTGGCTCTATCTGTTGAAAGACCGCCCGAAATCGGCGACTAAAGTCGCTCAGAAGGCGGTTAAACTCAACCCTCAAGATGCTCAAGCTCGGATCAATCTCGCCCTCGCCATGCTCGATAGTGGCAAAAAAGGCGTCCGCGACCACGTCGAAATGGCGCAACAGTTGATGATGGCGGCGGACGAATTGCGCGACGAAGTTAAAGAAAATGTCGAGGACGGCTTGACGCGCAAACCGGATTGGAAGAGTTTGCAACGGGTGAAAACTTGGTTGTTTGAGTAAGTCGCCCTCTCGGTGAGCTTCCCCGAGTCTCCCGCCGTTCCGTTCGGCGGGTGGTCTTCCCTTCGTGCGATCGCGCCGATCGATCGCGGCGCTCCATTTCAGGTATAAATTGCAGATATTTCAAAAAACTGACGGCGGCAGAGGCGATCGCCCTTCCCGATCCTGTGGGGCGAAGATGGTACAACAGAAACATTAAAGGAGTTCGAGATCGTCGCCCTCGCAGGTGGCGATCGCTTCCTCTCTCTACAGGTTCTCAAAACGCCTATGAATACCCAGATAACCCCTCCACCCTTACCCCAAGAATGGAAAGCGGAATCGGTTGACAATGATTCCCGGTGGTTGGAATCGATTATTAAAAATACAGCCCCTTTTTCCGATGCCTGGATTAAAGCGCGGATCGTTCAACTGACCTATCCGCCACCGCCGAACTACCACAATCCTAGCAGGGAATTGGGGGGCGATTGTCCCTATCTCGCCGCATCTTCGATCGCCGAAGTTTTGGAAAGGCTGCACGATTTATGTCCCGATCGCGCCGTCTATTCTTTCTTCGACCGCCAAGTGGACGAAGCCTACATCACCCGCGCGTTGTTTGCTTGGGACAACCACAAATTTACCCAAAGTATCGGTCGCAACTTTGAGGTGTTTCAAGACCGCACCCACCCTAATGTTTTTCTCGTCACCAGTACCGCCACCCCTTCCCTCGACGCCGATCGCAAGTTACCCGATCCCGGACGGTTTCGCCCCCTGTTCAACGTAGACGAACTCGGGGCGATCGTCGCCGAACGCGGGTGCGAACAACTGACGTTACGGACCCACGGTTACGCCACTCCATCGAAGATCTTTTATCCCTTATTCTCTCAGGAAGCGGATGCCCTGACTGCCGACGATCGGATCTCGGGGGATACGCGCGATCGCTCGCGCAGCGATCGCGCCTTAAACCCCAATCAATTTTATATCGGCTACCATTGGCCGAGCGAACAACCGATTACTAGTGCGG from Oxynema aestuarii AP17 harbors:
- a CDS encoding iron-sulfur cluster assembly accessory protein gives rise to the protein MTQATESQKRGIILTDAALKQILALQEKQGKNLCLRVGVRQGGCSGMSYTMDFDDIANAREDDEIFDYEGFKVLCDRKSLLYVYGMALDYSDALIGGGFQFTNPNATQTCGCGKSFSA
- a CDS encoding tetratricopeptide repeat protein; this encodes MTSTPEELFNQGVERYKAGESPDTLIPLFEEICDRAPKNSPALASLAWLYLLKDRPKSATKVAQKAVKLNPQDAQARINLALAMLDSGKKGVRDHVEMAQQLMMAADELRDEVKENVEDGLTRKPDWKSLQRVKTWLFE
- a CDS encoding DUF6930 domain-containing protein, whose protein sequence is MTALNRSTRRRLQQLPQIPSVWEGDRRTLNHPLPVSSDSQIDLEPESGGDCILWVDGSQGIVRAMDVVTPETGHQAIVRTLLRAIEHPHSPAHPARPQKIVVKDREIQFFLRGVLQDLDIAIEYVPDLPLIDEIFQGFQEAIETKPPSLPPQYAEVLLDKARDLWDLAPWESLGDHQILAIELGAWDLDTLYACTMGMLGLDYGILFYRSLDSLQRFRQRAIEHESTELLEEAFLSQDCLFLTFETDDDENDRQTLGDLDADEIEPRFGNLHPFEGMRSILYDEEALAVLVALDAFGRFFREFRDRFARGEFPSLSAQYQIPLPEGAPSPNNPLPVKVDTLPEIATDLYQMAAGEEDEEEEDEDEPILRDDLVPKNSFLSLGVIPWDTLTLLREEVNHYQSAPVESKGEGLPIILIQTSRPKAKTMIETLQNSGGVRGIGFNPGEDPLEGDLYDLGILQTEDDTLYLFGEFEQDDPTHMSARQKWDRRCKQTKGYCGLVIAMGLTGSSRGNPQLKDMMGLFEVRSLSSKELDLGTLQLIATLL